The Streptomyces pactum genome contains a region encoding:
- a CDS encoding Rossmann-like and DUF2520 domain-containing protein — protein MNTTPQPDPRDRPARLTVGVVGAGRVGPALAASLQLAGHRPVAVSGVSDASRRRAAALLPDVPLMRPAEVLQRAELVLLTVPDDALPGLVTGLAETGAVRPGQLLVHTSGRYGARVLDPALRAGALPLALHPAMTFTGTPVDVQRLAGCSFGVTAPEELRLAAEALVIEMGGEPEWIAEDKRPLYHAALALGANHLVTLVAQSMELLRTAGVEAPDRMLGPLLGASLDNALRSGDAALTGPVARGDAGTVAAHIVELRAHAPQAVAGYLAMARATADRALDHGLLKAEFAEDLLGVLADGTGATDGTGGTGATDGTVGTGGTDGPDGPDGPDGPDGPDGPDGTDGTDGLGGDAR, from the coding sequence GTGAACACAACCCCACAGCCAGACCCCAGGGACCGCCCCGCGCGGCTCACGGTAGGCGTCGTCGGCGCCGGACGCGTGGGCCCCGCGCTGGCCGCGTCCCTCCAGCTCGCCGGGCACCGCCCGGTGGCCGTCTCCGGTGTCTCCGACGCCTCCAGACGGCGCGCCGCGGCGCTCCTGCCCGACGTGCCGCTCATGCGGCCCGCCGAGGTTCTCCAGCGCGCCGAGCTGGTCCTGCTGACGGTCCCGGACGACGCCCTGCCCGGCCTGGTGACCGGGCTCGCCGAGACCGGCGCGGTGCGGCCGGGCCAACTGCTCGTGCACACCTCCGGACGGTACGGCGCGAGGGTCCTGGACCCCGCACTGCGGGCCGGCGCGCTGCCGTTGGCCCTGCACCCGGCGATGACCTTCACCGGCACCCCCGTGGACGTCCAGCGCCTGGCCGGCTGCTCCTTCGGCGTCACCGCGCCCGAGGAGCTGCGGCTGGCCGCCGAGGCCCTGGTCATCGAGATGGGCGGCGAACCGGAGTGGATCGCCGAGGACAAGCGGCCGCTGTACCACGCCGCGCTCGCCCTCGGCGCCAACCACCTGGTCACCCTGGTCGCCCAGTCCATGGAGCTGCTGCGCACGGCCGGCGTCGAGGCCCCCGACCGGATGCTCGGCCCGCTGCTGGGCGCCTCCCTCGACAACGCCCTGCGCTCCGGCGACGCGGCCCTCACCGGCCCCGTCGCGCGCGGTGACGCGGGCACGGTCGCCGCGCACATCGTGGAGCTGCGCGCACACGCCCCGCAGGCCGTCGCCGGCTACCTGGCCATGGCCCGCGCGACCGCCGACCGGGCACTGGACCACGGGCTGCTGAAGGCGGAGTTCGCCGAGGACCTGCTCGGCGTACTCGCCGACGGCACGGGCGCCACCGACGGCACGGGCGGCACGGGCGCCACCGACGGCACGGTCGGCACGGGCGGCACGGACGGCCCCGACGGCCCCGACGGCCCCGACGGCCCCGACGGCCCCGACGGCCCCGACGGCACTGACGGTACCGACGGCCTCGGAGGAGACGCCCGATGA
- a CDS encoding threonine aldolase family protein, with protein MSDTAEQADQAHQAEAAEERGARLRERRVAAHRGARRVLVSPGFSATLRERLALLDGAAELYDLDEPSDLYGNGVVEALEEKVAALFGTEAAAFFPTGTMAQQVALRCWAGRTGNPVVALHGLSHPEMHERNAFSRVSGLRPVRVTSEPRLPTADEVRDFEEPFGALMLELPLREAGFVLPTWEELTEVVEAARERDAVVHFDGARLWESTVHFGRPLAEIAGLADSVYVSFYKSLKGYGGAALAGPRTLVEEARAWRHRYGGAVFQQFPTVLSALAGLERELPRLPEYVAHARVVAAALREGFAAAGLPWARVHPEEPHTHEFQVWLPYDADVVGEAAVRQGEETGTLLFSRGWSTPGPGLAITEVGVDIAGLDWTADEVKAAVADFAARLEA; from the coding sequence ATGAGCGATACGGCGGAACAAGCGGACCAGGCACATCAGGCGGAAGCGGCGGAGGAGCGCGGCGCGCGGCTCCGGGAACGGCGCGTGGCCGCCCATCGCGGCGCCCGCCGCGTGCTCGTCAGCCCGGGGTTCTCGGCCACCCTGCGCGAGCGGCTCGCCCTGCTGGACGGGGCCGCCGAGCTGTACGACCTCGACGAGCCGTCCGACCTCTACGGCAACGGCGTCGTGGAGGCCCTGGAGGAGAAGGTCGCCGCCCTGTTCGGCACCGAGGCCGCCGCCTTCTTCCCGACCGGCACCATGGCCCAGCAGGTGGCCCTGCGCTGCTGGGCGGGCCGCACCGGCAATCCGGTCGTCGCCCTGCACGGGCTCAGCCATCCCGAGATGCACGAGCGCAACGCCTTCAGCCGGGTCAGCGGGCTGCGCCCGGTGCGGGTGACCAGCGAGCCCCGGCTGCCGACCGCCGACGAGGTGCGCGACTTCGAAGAGCCGTTCGGGGCGCTGATGCTGGAGCTGCCACTCAGGGAGGCCGGTTTCGTACTGCCCACCTGGGAGGAACTCACCGAGGTGGTCGAGGCCGCGCGGGAGCGCGACGCGGTGGTCCACTTCGACGGGGCCCGCCTGTGGGAGTCCACCGTCCACTTCGGCCGTCCACTGGCCGAGATCGCGGGCCTGGCGGACAGCGTGTACGTCTCGTTCTACAAGTCCCTCAAGGGCTACGGCGGCGCCGCCCTGGCCGGCCCCCGGACGCTGGTCGAGGAGGCGAGGGCCTGGCGGCACCGGTACGGCGGCGCGGTGTTCCAGCAGTTCCCCACGGTGCTGTCGGCCCTGGCCGGCCTGGAGCGGGAGCTGCCCCGGCTGCCGGAGTACGTCGCCCACGCGCGCGTGGTGGCCGCCGCGCTGCGGGAGGGCTTCGCGGCGGCCGGACTGCCGTGGGCGCGGGTGCACCCCGAGGAGCCGCACACCCACGAGTTCCAGGTCTGGCTGCCGTACGACGCCGATGTCGTCGGCGAGGCCGCGGTCCGGCAGGGCGAGGAGACGGGGACCCTGCTCTTCTCCCGGGGCTGGAGCACGCCCGGGCCGGGGCTCGCGATCACCGAGGTCGGGGTGGATATAGCGGGCCTCGACTGGACGGCCGACGAGGTGAAGGCGGCGGTCGCCGACTTCGCGGCCCGGCTGGAAGCCTGA
- a CDS encoding DUF5937 family protein: MSVRIDITGLRPERIAVVPSPLAELGMALHALSEPGHHPGLQGWATGVTARLDSHLADRMCEADFLWRTTFSDLFMPFAGVPGRSTLPGATLAEDLDLLDKLSDEQFVDAALEFTCALPYSTGGACALTDAGVRRRALDLAAARGPQQLRFSERLLADPPLIRGWLRQFARDCDEAFFAEAWARLRHQLAADARHKTDLLHRKGLAEALAAVSPAVTLDESAARITVDKLGDGRSATADGGLLLVPTSLGWPHLMVLHRHDWQPVLHYPVGSPELASPPSVEQLTLRMTALSHPVRMRICRHLARSAYTTSELAQAHGMTPPEISRHLGVLKKAGLITTRRRGRYVLHQLDVTVVARLGSDFLEGILR; the protein is encoded by the coding sequence ATGAGCGTGCGCATCGACATCACGGGGCTGCGGCCGGAGAGGATCGCCGTCGTGCCCTCCCCCCTGGCCGAGCTGGGCATGGCGCTGCACGCGCTGTCCGAGCCGGGGCACCACCCGGGCCTGCAGGGCTGGGCTACGGGCGTGACCGCCCGGCTCGACTCGCATCTGGCGGACCGGATGTGCGAGGCCGACTTCCTGTGGCGGACGACCTTCTCGGACCTGTTCATGCCCTTCGCCGGCGTGCCCGGCCGAAGCACCCTGCCCGGCGCCACCCTCGCCGAGGATCTGGACCTGCTCGACAAGCTGTCCGACGAGCAGTTCGTGGACGCGGCGCTGGAGTTCACCTGCGCCCTGCCGTACAGCACCGGTGGGGCCTGCGCGCTCACGGACGCCGGGGTGCGCCGGCGCGCGCTGGACCTGGCCGCCGCGCGCGGACCGCAGCAACTGCGCTTCAGCGAGCGGCTGCTGGCCGATCCGCCGCTGATCCGCGGCTGGCTGAGGCAGTTCGCGCGGGACTGCGACGAGGCGTTCTTCGCGGAGGCCTGGGCGCGGCTGCGCCACCAGCTCGCGGCGGACGCCCGCCACAAGACGGACCTGCTGCACCGCAAGGGCCTCGCCGAGGCGCTGGCCGCCGTGTCCCCGGCGGTCACGCTGGACGAGAGCGCCGCGCGGATCACGGTCGACAAGCTGGGCGACGGCCGTTCGGCGACGGCGGACGGCGGGCTCCTGCTCGTCCCGACGAGCCTGGGCTGGCCGCACCTGATGGTCCTGCACCGGCACGACTGGCAGCCGGTGCTGCACTACCCCGTCGGCTCCCCCGAGCTGGCCTCACCGCCGTCGGTCGAGCAGCTCACGCTGCGGATGACCGCGCTGTCCCACCCGGTGCGGATGCGCATCTGCCGCCACCTGGCCCGCAGCGCCTACACCACGAGCGAGCTGGCGCAGGCGCACGGCATGACGCCCCCGGAGATATCCCGGCACCTGGGCGTCCTGAAGAAGGCGGGCCTGATCACCACCCGGCGCCGCGGGCGGTACGTCCTGCACCAACTGGACGTGACGGTGGTGGCCCGGCTGGGCAGCGACTTCCTGGAGGGGATCCTCCGGTGA
- a CDS encoding AAA family ATPase — MLLWINGPFGGGKTQTAHEIRRRLPGSVICDPEHAGFGLRRMLPPELRGARGRRPLLDDFQDLASWRQGVVEVLDLALTRHDGVVIAPMTVTHSGYFAETVGRLRELGHDVRHFTLLAQRETVLRRLHARGFGQVLRYVAGKDAGLRRESWAVRRLDHCLERLAEPEFAEHLWTDHATVPKTADRIAVLAGLTLEPNREGALRTRLRQAGVGLRHIRFD, encoded by the coding sequence ATGCTCCTGTGGATCAACGGCCCCTTCGGGGGCGGCAAGACACAGACCGCACACGAGATACGGCGCCGGCTCCCCGGCAGTGTGATCTGCGACCCCGAGCACGCGGGCTTCGGCCTGCGCCGCATGCTGCCGCCCGAGCTGCGCGGCGCCCGCGGCCGGAGGCCGCTGCTGGACGACTTCCAGGATCTGGCCTCCTGGCGGCAGGGCGTGGTGGAGGTCCTCGACCTGGCCCTCACCCGGCACGACGGTGTGGTGATCGCACCCATGACGGTGACACACTCCGGTTATTTCGCCGAGACCGTCGGCCGGCTGCGCGAACTGGGCCACGACGTCCGCCACTTCACCCTCCTCGCGCAGCGCGAGACCGTACTGCGACGGCTGCACGCGCGGGGTTTCGGGCAGGTCCTGCGGTACGTCGCCGGGAAGGACGCCGGACTGCGCCGCGAGAGCTGGGCCGTGCGGCGACTCGACCACTGCCTGGAGCGGCTGGCCGAGCCGGAGTTCGCCGAGCACCTGTGGACGGATCACGCCACCGTCCCGAAGACCGCTGACCGGATCGCCGTGCTGGCGGGACTCACCCTGGAGCCCAACCGCGAGGGCGCGCTGCGGACACGGCTGCGGCAGGCGGGCGTGGGACTGCGGCACATCCGGTTCGACTGA
- a CDS encoding response regulator, translated as MAIRVMLVDDQVLLRTGFRMVLAAQPDMEVVAEAGDGVEALQVLRATAVDVVLMDVRMPKLDGVETTSRICVDPNAPKVLILTTFDLDEYAFSALKAGASGFMLKDVPPGELLAAIRSVHSGDAVVAPSTTRRLLDRFAPMLPATGQEPRHKELQRLTEREREVMVLVAQGLSNGEIAARLVLSEATVKTHVGRILTKLGLRDRVQVVVLAYETGLVRAGGGQG; from the coding sequence ATGGCTATCCGCGTAATGCTCGTCGACGACCAGGTGCTGCTGCGCACCGGGTTCCGGATGGTGCTGGCGGCCCAGCCGGACATGGAGGTCGTCGCCGAGGCGGGGGACGGCGTCGAGGCCCTCCAGGTGCTGCGTGCGACCGCCGTGGACGTGGTCCTGATGGACGTCCGGATGCCCAAGCTCGACGGTGTCGAGACCACCAGCCGGATCTGCGTGGACCCCAACGCGCCGAAGGTGCTGATCCTGACCACCTTCGACCTCGACGAGTACGCCTTCTCGGCGCTGAAGGCGGGCGCCTCCGGCTTCATGCTCAAGGACGTGCCGCCGGGCGAGCTGCTCGCCGCGATCCGCTCCGTGCACAGCGGCGACGCGGTGGTCGCCCCGTCCACCACCCGCCGGCTCCTGGACCGGTTCGCGCCGATGCTGCCGGCCACCGGCCAGGAGCCCCGGCACAAGGAACTCCAGCGGCTCACCGAGCGCGAGCGCGAGGTGATGGTGCTGGTCGCACAGGGTCTGTCCAACGGGGAGATCGCGGCCCGGCTCGTGCTGTCGGAGGCGACCGTCAAGACGCACGTGGGCCGCATCCTCACCAAGCTCGGGCTGCGGGACCGGGTGCAGGTGGTGGTCCTCGCCTATGAGACCGGGCTGGTGCGCGCGGGCGGCGGACAGGGCTGA
- a CDS encoding sensor histidine kinase — MQRLYDFLRRHPIGFDCFWALVLLGISVMSVAPQEEARGTDTTALIVPFVLLLCLVIALRRLMPERMLLLAVALGLGQVVLDVPTMPADFALLVIVYTVAATGARWASRTALATGLCAAPVAQLRWPTDDAGIASNIAITVFQAVPFALAWVLGDSMRTRRAYFAQLEERAARLEREREAQAKVAVAAERARIARELHDVVAHNVSVMVVQADGAAYVLDAAPDQAKKALETISSTGRQALAEMRRLLGVLRTGEHQEAGEYVPQPDVQQIEDLVEECRGSGLPVDFKVEGTPRRLPSGLELTAYRIVQEALTNTRKHGGPNAGASVRLVYFDDGLGLLIEDDGKGAPHELYEEGGFDGQGHGLIGMRERVGMVGGTLDAGPRQGGGFRISVLLPLKPAH; from the coding sequence GTGCAGCGCCTCTACGACTTCCTCCGCAGACACCCGATCGGGTTCGACTGTTTCTGGGCCCTCGTCCTGCTCGGCATCTCCGTCATGTCCGTGGCTCCGCAGGAGGAGGCCCGGGGGACGGACACGACGGCGCTGATCGTTCCCTTCGTCCTGCTGCTGTGCCTGGTGATCGCGCTGCGCAGGCTGATGCCGGAGAGGATGCTGCTGCTGGCCGTCGCGCTGGGCCTGGGGCAGGTGGTGCTGGACGTGCCGACCATGCCGGCCGACTTCGCCCTCCTGGTGATCGTCTACACCGTGGCCGCGACCGGCGCCCGCTGGGCCTCCCGGACCGCGCTGGCCACGGGGCTGTGCGCCGCCCCCGTCGCCCAGCTCCGCTGGCCCACGGACGACGCGGGCATAGCGAGCAACATCGCCATAACGGTCTTCCAGGCGGTGCCCTTCGCCCTCGCCTGGGTGCTCGGCGACTCCATGCGCACCCGTCGCGCCTACTTCGCGCAGTTGGAGGAACGCGCCGCACGGCTGGAGCGGGAGCGCGAGGCGCAGGCCAAGGTCGCGGTCGCCGCCGAACGCGCCCGGATCGCGCGCGAGCTGCACGACGTCGTCGCGCACAACGTCTCCGTGATGGTGGTGCAGGCCGACGGTGCCGCCTACGTCCTGGACGCGGCCCCCGACCAGGCCAAGAAGGCCCTGGAGACCATCTCCTCCACCGGCCGCCAGGCCCTCGCGGAGATGCGCCGCCTGCTCGGCGTGCTGCGCACCGGCGAGCACCAGGAGGCCGGCGAGTACGTCCCGCAGCCCGACGTCCAGCAGATCGAGGACCTCGTCGAGGAGTGCCGCGGCTCCGGGCTGCCCGTCGACTTCAAGGTCGAGGGCACCCCGCGCCGGCTGCCCAGCGGCCTCGAGCTCACCGCGTACCGCATCGTGCAGGAGGCGCTGACCAACACGCGCAAGCACGGCGGCCCCAACGCGGGCGCGAGCGTGCGCCTGGTCTACTTCGACGACGGCCTCGGGCTGCTCATCGAGGACGACGGCAAGGGCGCCCCGCACGAGCTCTACGAAGAGGGCGGCTTCGACGGCCAGGGCCACGGCCTGATCGGGATGCGCGAGCGGGTCGGCATGGTCGGCGGCACCCTGGACGCGGGCCCGCGGCAGGGCGGAGGATTCCGCATCAGTGTGCTGCTGCCGCTGAAACCCGCACACTGA
- a CDS encoding SAM-dependent methyltransferase, with protein sequence MRRGTTGVRGASGAQQNWRGWREATHDALYGPAGFYRASEGPAGHFRTSVHASPQFAGAVARLLCRVDEALGRPASLDFVDMAAGRGELVAGVLAALPAGVAARTRAYAVEVAGRPEGLDHRIEWLAEPPGGGVTGLLFANEWLDNVPVDVAEVDSAGVARRVLVRDDGDERLGEPVDGAEAEWLARWWPLPGEEGLRAEIGLPRDAAWVSAVSALDAGLAVAADYAHTVGARPPFGTLTGFREGRETAPVPDGSCDITAHVALDACAAAHAARCAPECTPPGALLRLQRDALRALGVTGARPPLALASTDPAAYVRALAGASEAAELLAPGGLGDFVWLLQPVGPLDAAALLVDVPDHEEE encoded by the coding sequence GTGAGACGAGGGACAACAGGGGTCAGAGGGGCTTCAGGAGCGCAACAGAACTGGCGGGGCTGGAGGGAAGCGACGCACGACGCTCTTTACGGACCGGCCGGTTTCTACCGCGCGTCCGAGGGGCCGGCCGGGCACTTCCGCACCTCCGTGCACGCGTCGCCGCAGTTCGCCGGTGCCGTGGCACGGCTGCTGTGCCGGGTCGACGAGGCGCTGGGCCGGCCCGCGTCGCTGGACTTCGTGGACATGGCGGCCGGCCGGGGGGAGCTGGTCGCCGGGGTACTGGCCGCGCTGCCCGCCGGCGTGGCCGCCCGCACGCGCGCGTACGCCGTCGAGGTCGCCGGCCGTCCCGAGGGACTGGACCACCGGATCGAGTGGCTCGCCGAGCCGCCGGGCGGCGGGGTGACGGGCCTGCTGTTCGCCAACGAGTGGCTGGACAACGTACCGGTGGACGTGGCGGAGGTGGACTCCGCGGGCGTGGCACGGCGGGTGCTGGTCCGGGACGACGGGGACGAACGGCTCGGGGAGCCGGTGGACGGGGCCGAGGCCGAGTGGCTGGCGCGGTGGTGGCCGCTGCCCGGCGAGGAGGGGCTGCGGGCCGAGATCGGGCTCCCCAGGGACGCCGCCTGGGTGTCCGCCGTGTCGGCCCTGGACGCGGGGCTGGCCGTGGCCGCCGACTACGCGCACACCGTGGGCGCCCGCCCGCCGTTCGGGACGCTCACCGGCTTCCGGGAGGGGCGGGAGACGGCGCCGGTGCCGGACGGGTCGTGCGACATCACCGCGCATGTCGCGCTGGACGCGTGCGCGGCGGCCCACGCGGCGAGGTGTGCTCCGGAGTGCACGCCCCCGGGTGCGCTGCTGCGCCTCCAGCGTGATGCCCTGCGCGCCCTGGGTGTCACGGGCGCACGCCCCCCGCTCGCGCTGGCGTCCACCGACCCGGCGGCGTACGTACGCGCTCTCGCCGGCGCCTCGGAGGCCGCCGAACTGCTCGCGCCGGGCGGGCTGGGCGACTTCGTGTGGCTGCTCCAGCCGGTGGGGCCCCTCGACGCCGCCGCGCTACTTGTCGATGTCCCCGACCACGAAGAAGAGTGA
- a CDS encoding NADH-quinone oxidoreductase subunit D, which yields MTPKTETMVGIGGAAESTDMVLNIGPQHPSTHGVLRLRLVLDGERITSAEPVIGYMHRGAEKLFEARDYRQIIVLANRHDWLSAFSNELGVVLGVERMLGMEVPTRAVWTRTLLAELNRVLNHLMFLGSYPLELGGITPVFYAFREREVLQNVMEEVSGGRMHYMFNRVGGLKEDLPAGWSTRARAAVAAVRSRMDVFDDLVLGNEIFRGRTRGVGVLSPEAVHAYGVSGPIARASGVDFDLRRDEPYLAYGELQDTLKVVTRTDGDCLARFECLLEQTHNALDLADACLDRLAELPPGPINQRLPKVLKAPEGHTYAWTENPLGINGYYLVSKGEKTPYRLKLRSASYNNIQALAELLPGTLVADMVAILGSLFFVVGDIDK from the coding sequence ATGACTCCCAAGACGGAGACCATGGTCGGTATCGGCGGTGCCGCGGAGAGCACCGACATGGTGCTCAACATCGGGCCCCAGCATCCGTCTACGCACGGCGTGCTGCGGCTGCGGCTCGTCCTGGACGGCGAGCGCATCACGAGCGCGGAGCCCGTGATCGGCTACATGCACCGCGGCGCGGAGAAGCTGTTCGAGGCCCGGGACTACCGTCAGATCATCGTGCTCGCCAACCGCCACGACTGGCTGTCGGCGTTCTCCAACGAGCTGGGCGTGGTCCTCGGGGTGGAGCGGATGCTCGGCATGGAGGTCCCTACGCGCGCGGTGTGGACGCGGACGCTGCTCGCGGAGCTGAACCGGGTCCTCAACCACCTGATGTTCCTGGGCTCGTACCCGCTGGAACTGGGCGGCATCACCCCGGTCTTCTACGCCTTCCGGGAGCGGGAGGTCCTCCAGAACGTCATGGAGGAGGTCTCCGGCGGGCGCATGCACTACATGTTCAACCGCGTCGGCGGCCTCAAGGAGGACCTGCCGGCCGGCTGGTCCACGCGCGCGCGGGCGGCCGTCGCCGCCGTGCGTTCGCGCATGGACGTCTTCGACGACCTGGTGCTCGGCAACGAGATCTTCCGGGGGCGTACGCGCGGGGTCGGTGTCCTGTCGCCCGAGGCCGTGCACGCCTACGGCGTCAGCGGGCCGATCGCCCGCGCCTCGGGCGTCGACTTCGACCTGCGCCGCGACGAGCCGTACCTCGCCTACGGCGAACTCCAGGACACCCTGAAGGTCGTCACCCGCACCGACGGCGACTGCCTTGCCCGCTTCGAGTGCCTCCTGGAGCAGACGCACAACGCCCTCGACCTGGCCGACGCCTGCCTGGACCGCCTGGCCGAGCTGCCGCCGGGGCCGATCAACCAGCGGCTCCCGAAGGTGCTGAAGGCGCCCGAGGGCCACACGTACGCGTGGACCGAGAACCCGCTCGGCATCAACGGCTACTACCTGGTCAGCAAGGGCGAGAAGACCCCGTACCGGCTGAAACTGCGCTCCGCCTCGTACAACAACATCCAGGCGCTCGCGGAGCTGCTGCCCGGGACGCTGGTCGCGGACATGGTGGCCATCCTGGGTTCACTCTTCTTCGTGGTCGGGGACATCGACAAGTAG
- a CDS encoding PH domain-containing protein, with amino-acid sequence METGSPDDTGTAGTTEATEPSPDQPVWTGLPPGLLRMRRLLLVVWLGLLTLAAGVLPGLFLGPFWAAFAVLPSALLAWGWVMLERNWRSWRYAERADDLLISRGVLWREETVVPYGRMQLVEVTSGPVERHFGLASVQLHTAAAATDATIPGLAPAEAERLRDRLTELGEARSAGL; translated from the coding sequence ATGGAGACGGGGAGCCCTGACGACACGGGCACGGCGGGGACGACGGAGGCGACGGAGCCGTCGCCGGACCAACCGGTGTGGACCGGCCTGCCGCCGGGGCTGCTACGCATGCGGCGGCTGTTGCTGGTGGTGTGGCTGGGGCTGCTGACGCTCGCCGCGGGTGTGCTGCCCGGGCTGTTCCTGGGACCCTTCTGGGCGGCCTTCGCAGTGCTGCCGTCGGCCCTGCTGGCGTGGGGCTGGGTGATGCTGGAGCGCAACTGGCGCTCCTGGCGGTACGCCGAGCGCGCCGACGACCTGCTGATCAGCCGGGGCGTGCTGTGGCGGGAGGAGACCGTCGTCCCGTACGGGCGGATGCAGTTGGTCGAGGTGACCTCGGGGCCGGTCGAGCGCCACTTCGGCCTGGCCAGTGTGCAGCTCCACACGGCCGCCGCGGCGACCGACGCGACCATCCCGGGCCTCGCCCCGGCCGAGGCGGAACGCCTCCGCGACCGGCTCACCGAGCTGGGCGAGGCCCGATCGGCGGGGCTGTGA
- a CDS encoding PH domain-containing protein: MDGAENGAPGPGNGVVERRLHPVTPLRRAWAPVAVLVGWAVHDPDQAQRQLSRLTTTTLLIGLAVLIPAAALYGFLTWWFTHFAVTDTELRIRTGLLFRRTAHIRLERIQAVDVTQPLLARVAGVAKLKLDVIGTGKKDELAFLGADEARALRAELLARAAGLAPETAHEVGEAPSRQLLRVPPGVLAVSLLLTGATWGTLIAAVVVPTLLWLATHNLWTVLATALPLVGAAGASSAGRFVGEYDWTVAESPDGLRLDHGLLDRAHETVPPGRVQTVRIVQPVLWRRRGWVRVELDVAGSSNSVLLPVAPREIAESVVARVLPGVTVPADAVLSRPPRRAARCRPLWWRGYGLTVTDAVFAARYGLLRRSLALVPHAKVQSVRLTQGPWQRALRLADVRVDTGANKTVTARLRDADDAARLLRAQAERSRTGRRDALPDRWMA, from the coding sequence GTGGACGGAGCCGAGAACGGCGCGCCCGGGCCCGGGAACGGTGTCGTCGAGCGTCGGCTGCACCCCGTCACGCCGTTGCGGAGGGCGTGGGCGCCGGTTGCCGTGCTCGTCGGGTGGGCCGTGCACGATCCCGACCAGGCGCAGCGCCAGTTGTCGCGGCTGACCACGACCACGCTGCTGATAGGGCTCGCCGTGCTGATCCCGGCCGCCGCCCTGTACGGCTTCCTGACCTGGTGGTTCACGCACTTCGCGGTGACCGATACCGAGCTGCGCATCCGTACCGGACTGCTGTTCCGGCGCACCGCGCACATCCGGCTCGAACGGATCCAGGCCGTCGACGTCACCCAGCCGCTGCTCGCCCGCGTCGCGGGGGTCGCCAAGCTGAAACTCGACGTCATCGGCACCGGCAAGAAGGACGAACTGGCCTTCCTGGGCGCCGACGAGGCCCGCGCGCTGCGGGCCGAACTGCTCGCGCGCGCGGCCGGGCTCGCGCCGGAGACCGCGCACGAGGTCGGCGAGGCACCCTCCCGGCAACTGCTGCGCGTGCCGCCCGGGGTCCTCGCCGTCTCACTGCTGCTGACCGGCGCGACCTGGGGCACGCTGATCGCCGCGGTCGTCGTGCCGACGCTGCTGTGGCTGGCCACCCACAACCTGTGGACGGTGCTGGCGACCGCCCTGCCCCTGGTGGGCGCCGCGGGCGCGAGCAGCGCGGGCCGGTTCGTCGGGGAGTACGACTGGACGGTGGCCGAGTCCCCGGACGGGCTCCGCCTCGACCACGGACTGCTGGACCGCGCCCACGAGACCGTGCCGCCGGGCCGGGTGCAGACCGTGCGGATCGTGCAGCCCGTGCTGTGGCGGCGGCGCGGGTGGGTGCGGGTGGAGCTGGACGTGGCCGGGTCGTCGAACTCCGTACTGCTGCCGGTGGCCCCGCGCGAGATCGCCGAGTCGGTCGTCGCGCGCGTGCTGCCCGGGGTGACCGTGCCGGCGGACGCGGTGCTGTCCCGCCCGCCGCGGCGGGCCGCGCGGTGTCGGCCGCTGTGGTGGCGCGGCTACGGGCTCACCGTCACCGACGCGGTCTTCGCCGCCCGGTACGGGCTGCTGCGCCGCAGCCTGGCGCTGGTGCCGCACGCCAAGGTGCAGAGCGTCCGGCTCACGCAGGGGCCGTGGCAGCGGGCGCTGCGGCTGGCCGACGTACGGGTGGACACGGGGGCGAACAAGACCGTGACCGCGCGGCTGCGCGACGCCGACGACGCGGCACGGCTGCTGCGGGCGCAGGCGGAGCGGTCCCGGACCGGACGGCGGGACGCGCTGCCGGACCGCTGGATGGCCTGA